ATATTTTAAGCGAGATAATAACGGCGATCGATCTGTATCTGGTCGCTATCGTGCTGCTAATCTTCGTATTTGGAATTTATGAGCTGTTTATCGACGAGTTTGTGGATCTGAATTTGCAAGTTTTAAAGATCGCCTCGCTCGAGGAGCTGAAGCATAAACTCGGCAGCGTCATCATAATGGTGCTCGTAGTGGATTTTTTCAAGAGAATTTTGCACGCCGATTTTACTACCCCTTTGGATATGCTTCTGCTCGCAGGGGCTATCTTCGCGGTTTGTTTGGCTTTGTATATTTTGAGTAAATTTAAAGGATAAAAATGGTTTTCATCGACGCATGCTTCGGCAAAGAGACCCCATACACGCCCATTTGGATGATGCGCCAGGCGGGGCGCTACCTGCCGCAATACATGGCGGTACGCGAGAGGGCGGGCGATTTTTTGAGCCTGTGCCGCGACTACCGAGCCGCAAGCGAGGTGACGATCCAGCCCGTGGAGATTTTGGGCGTCGATGCGGCGATACTTTTTAGCGATATTTTGGTAGTGCCGATGCAGATGGGGATGGATCTGCGCTTCGAAGCGGGCGAGGGGCCGCGCTTTAGCGATCCGATCCGCTCTCAGGGCGATCTGGCGCGCCTAGATCCGCAAAAGGCCGCGGCGGAGCTTGGATACGTTTATGATACGATCTCGCTTACTCGCTCGCGCCTTGCCGCGGACAAAGCGCTCATCGGCTTTTGCGGCGCGCCGTGGACGATCGCTACCTATATGATCGAGGGCGGCAGCAGCAAAAATTACGCCGTTTGCAAAAGGATGCTCTACGAAAATCCGCAGCTTCTGCATGAAATTTTGCGCCTCGTTACGGAGGCGACGAAGCTTTATCTAGCGCGCCAGATCGGCTCGGGTGTCGATGCGGTGCAGATCTTCGATAGCTGGGCGGGCGCGCTGGAGCCGAGCGCGTACGAGGAGTTCGGCTGGCGATACATCCTAGAAATCACGGAATTTTTAAAGGCGAAATTCCCGCATATCCCGCTCATCGTCTTTGCCAAGGGCACGGGCGCACAGATGTCGCGGCTGAGCCGTATCGCGGAGCAGCGAGGCGAGGCGAGCTTTGACGTATGGGGCGTGGATTGGAGCACTCCGATTGAGCTTGCGCGCGAGCAGCTCGAGGGCAAATTTACGCTTCAGGGCAAC
The DNA window shown above is from uncultured Campylobacter sp. and carries:
- a CDS encoding YqhA family protein encodes the protein MKAIFEKFLLCSKFLALLPVLFCIAAGAAIFVTASYEICSALYKIVKFFLAPQSERVFYVDILSEIITAIDLYLVAIVLLIFVFGIYELFIDEFVDLNLQVLKIASLEELKHKLGSVIIMVLVVDFFKRILHADFTTPLDMLLLAGAIFAVCLALYILSKFKG
- the hemE gene encoding uroporphyrinogen decarboxylase yields the protein MVFIDACFGKETPYTPIWMMRQAGRYLPQYMAVRERAGDFLSLCRDYRAASEVTIQPVEILGVDAAILFSDILVVPMQMGMDLRFEAGEGPRFSDPIRSQGDLARLDPQKAAAELGYVYDTISLTRSRLAADKALIGFCGAPWTIATYMIEGGSSKNYAVCKRMLYENPQLLHEILRLVTEATKLYLARQIGSGVDAVQIFDSWAGALEPSAYEEFGWRYILEITEFLKAKFPHIPLIVFAKGTGAQMSRLSRIAEQRGEASFDVWGVDWSTPIELAREQLEGKFTLQGNLEPMRLYDRGAIESGVCEILASMKGAAHIFNLGHGILPDVSVQNAKYLVDLVHELSAR